The genomic DNA TGGAAGGATATTGATTTCTTTATTGGAGACGAACGCTGTGTTCCCGAAGATCATGAAGACAGTAACTTCCGAATGATTAAAGAGAGTTTCCTCTCTCTGATTCCCCACGATGAGTCTCAGATTTATGCAATCAATCAGACCCTGCCCCCCGATGAAGCCGCCTTTGATTATCATCTGCGGGTAAAAGAATACCTGGAATTAAACAGCTGCTTCGATCTGGTTCTTCTGGGCATGGGCCCCGACGGCCATACAGCCTCCCTTTTTCCGGGATATCCCGAACTGAAGGAGAAAAAAAGACTGGCTGTTGCTACAGCAGACGAGGGTCCTCTGGAACCTTATCACAGAAGGGTGACTCTGACTGTTCCCGCACTGAATCACAGCAATCACCTTCTCTTTCTTCTCAGGGGCGGCAGCGAGAAACAGACAATTATGGACGAGGTGCTCCACAGTGGAAAAAAAATCAATACGGAATACCCCGTACAGTTGATCAAACCCATAAACGGCCGGGCCTATTGGTACTTTTCCGAATGAAAAAAGAACAAGATGATCTGCGGATAAGGACAATAAAGCAGACATCCTGGCGTGGCATTATAGGAAATGCATTTCTGGCCGTTCTGAAAATCATTGTCGGATTATTCAGCGGCTCTGTGGCAGTAATAGCCGACGGGATAGATTCCGCCACCGATATTGTCACTTCCCTGATCACATTGTTAACCTCAAACATCATAAGTGAGCCGCCGGATAAGGAACATCCCTGGGGACATGCCAGGGCCGAAGCCATCGCCACCAAGGCTCTCTCTTTCTTTATCTTATTTGCAGGAGCTCAACTGCTGATCTCAACCATGAAAAGTATACTTGAAGGTGCACAGAGAGAGATCCCCGGAAAGTGGGCGTTCATGGCAACCGGTATTTCCATCATAATAAAAATACTTCTGGCCCTGGATAAAAGAAATGCAGGGAAGAAGACCCACAGTTCCATGCTTATGGCCGATGCGAAAAATATGCAGAATGATATCTATCTGTCTCTTGCAGTACTGATTGGTCTGGCAGGAACATATTACTTCAAGATGCCCATTATCGACAGTATTACCGGACTGCTCCTCAGTCTGTGGATTCTGAAGAGTGCCTATTCATTATTTATGGAAACCAGTATTGAACTGATGGACAGTGTCAGCGACCAGAGTGTGTACAACACCGTATTCAATGCCGCCATGGAAACCCCTGGAGTTGTGAATCCTCACAGAGCCAGAATCCGGAAACTCAATATGCTCTACGATATAGATCTTGATATAGAGGTCTGCGGCGGAATCCTCTTAACAGAGGCCCATAATATAGCGGTCATGGTTGAAGAGAATATAAAAGAAGCCCTCCCCGATGAGATCTTTGATATCATGGTCCATGTTGAACCGGTGGGAAATATAGAGTCAGGGGAACAGTTCGGCCTGACTCCGGAAGATGTAAACGGAGATTCCGAGTAGTCTATGATCCGCAGGGAAAAAGACGGCATAATTCTTTACAGCTGGACCTCACTGGACAGGCTCGATGTCAAAGCATTTACGGCTGCCGGATTGAATACAGCCCTTCATGCCCCTGGAAATGAATCTCAACAACAGATTATACAGAACCGATCCCGCCTCTCCCGTGCTGCAGATGTTAAAGCTGAGGCATGGATCTGCGGAAATCAGGTTCATAGTGCCCATTCTGTTTCTGTCACGGCCGCAGACCGGGGACGGGGTGCATTGTCGGCTTCGGACGCTTTTGAAGACTGTGATGCCCTTATACTCACGGAAGCCGGGCTGCAGGGGATGATATTCACAGCCGACTGCCTTCCTGTAATCCTCTATGACAAAAAACAGAAAATCGGAGCACTGGTACATGCAGGCTGGCGCGGAGCCGCTTCGGGCATTGTTCCGGCAGTTCTTGAAAAGATGATAACAGTGAGAGGATCTGGGGCAGAAGATATACTTGCCCTTGCCGGACCTGCCATAGATGCCTGCTGCTATCAGGTGGACCTTCCCGTATATAAGGCCATGACCGAATCATTTCCAGAAACAGGAGCCGCCTTTACTCCGGATGGGAAGAATCACTGGCGCTTAAGCCTCGAACAGGCGGTATTTCAACAATTGTATTCACGGGGCTTAGATAAGAAACAATGCGAGGGCAGCGGTCTTTGCAGCTGCTGTGAAAGTGAACTCTCATCATGGAGAAGAGAGGGAGCAGAAGCCGGCCGAATGACGACCTGCCTCTGCCTCTGATTATTTTTTTTGATCAGATCATTTTATCGAGGAATGTTTTAATTCTGGGATGATCCGGATTATTAAAGAGCTTCTCGGGAACCGCTTTTTCCAGAATTCGCCCTTCGTCCATAAAGATAACCTGATCTGAAACCTCTTTGGCAAAGCTCATTTCATGGGTGACTATAATCATGGTCATATGCTCTGCGGCAAGAGCCTTGATAACCGCCAGAACCTCACCGATAAGTTCGGGGTCCAATGCGGAAGTGGGCTCATCAAAAAGCATGATATCCGGCTCCATCGCCAGGGCACGAGCTATGGCCACCCTCTGTTTCTGTCCTCCCGAAAGAGTACAGGGATACTGATCAGCCTGATCCGCCAGACCGACCTTCGACAACAGGGCTAATGCCTCAGCTTCAGCCTCCTTACTACTCTTTTTAAGGACAGTAAGAGGTCCTTCCATTACATTGCCGAGAGCTGTCTTATGAGGAAAAAGGTTGAAGTTCTGGAACACCATACCCAGTTTCCGGCAATGCTGTCTGATTTGAGCTTCAGGGACGGGCTTTCCGTTTGCTCTTCTGATCTCTTCACCCTCAATGCGGATGCTTCCTTCCGAGGCCTGCTCAAGATGAATCAGAGAGCGCAGGAATGTACTCTTACCCGAGCCCGAGGGACCTATAATTGAGATTATTTCACCCTTGGCGACAGATAGATCAACACTCTTCAGGACCTCAAGGGTTCCGAAGGATTTACAAAGGCCTTCCACCCGTATCATTTCATTCTTTTTTTCACTTGAATCACTCATAGACCGAATACCTCTGCTCCAGTTTTCTGAAGATCAGAACAACCGTATAATTCATTACAAGGTAAACAACCGCAGCTATGATAAAGGGAGAAATTGTAAAATCTCTGGCCACAATTTCTTTTGAGTTCCTGAGGATGTCTCCAATACCGAGAACCACCACAAGAGCCGTATCCTTTACTAAAGTAATGGCTTCATTAGCCACCGGCGGAAGTACCCGCTTCAGGGTCTGAGGCAGTATGATCCTGGTCATTGTCTGTACATAGTTCATGCCCAGAACCTTGGAGGCCTCAAACTGTCCTCTGTCGATGGACTGCATTCCACCACGGAAAATCTCTGTAAAATAAGCTCCATAATTCAATATAAAGGTCAGAGCCGCAGCGGAGAAGCGTTCAAGCCTGAGTCCGGGTATCAGAATGGGCAGTCCATAATACACAAAAAAGATCTGCAGCAGCAGAGGTGTTCCCCTGACCACAGATGTGTATAACTCCATCAGGACTCGGATAGTCCTGATACGGGAGGTTTTCCCCATAGCACAGACAAATCCCAGAGGAAGGGAGAGTATCAGTGTGATAGCAAACAGTTTGAAGGTGACAGTACATCCCTGCAGGATGTACTGTGTTGAACTGATCAGGTATTCCATTAACGCTCTAAAAGAATATCTTCAGCAAACCATTTTTTAGAGATGGCTGCGGCTGATCCGTCTTTGACCATCTCATCCATAATACGGTTAACTTCGGCAACAAAGGCATCCTCACCCTTTCTGAAACCGATTCCATATTCTTCAGCAGCAAAGTCTTCTTTTGCAACGTCATAAACACCGGGTTTCTTGGAGATATAGTAACGTCCAAGGATTTCATCAACAACAACAGCGTCAATTCTCCCCACTTCCAGGTCCATAAGTGCCTGAATATTGTCCTGGAATTTAACCAGCTCGTTTAAGGTTGCTACAGTTGCCTCATCAGAGTTAACAGCATCATCAGCAGTACTTCCCAGCTGAACACCTACTTTTTGATCCGCCAGATCGGCTTTAGTATCAATACCCGATGCAGCCTGAACTATAATAATCTGTCTGTTGGCAATATAGGGTTTGGAAAAACTGATTTTTTCCTTTCTTTCATCACTGATGGAGAGTCCATTCCAGATTACATCAATATCTTTGCTGTTCAGATCAAGGATTTTTGCATCCCAGTCTATGGGCTGCATCTTGAGCTCAACACCCATTCTTTTGCAGACCTCTTTAGCAAGATCGATATCAAAACCGGCAACCTCTCCATTTTCATCTCTGAATCCCATGGGGGGAAAGCTGTCATCCAGTCCAAGTACAAAAACACCCTTGTCCTGAATATATTTCAGAGAATTGTCACCTTCAGAAGCTTCATTGCTTCCCGTGGCAAAAGCCATCACTGCAGAAAGAGTAATCATCAATATCATTAAGATTTTTTTCATTTCGTTCTCCTTGTAAATACCAGTCTTATATAGAATCCCGGTTATTTCTTATATAAATGCGTCTGAAGTATAAGGATGAAAAAATGAACTGTAAATAGATTTAGAAAAACAATATGCTTTTAAATAGAATATTCAGTGAATATTTATAAATAAAACAGGCCTGCCCCTGGAGGCAGACCTATTATCAGTTTTATTATTGAATAAAAATTACTTTCCGAAGAGTTTTGACAGAAATCCTTTCTTCTTCACTGCAGCCTTTGGTGCAGTCTTGGGAGCGGTTTTCTGAGCTGATACACCCTTGGAAGAAGGTCTGGAAACTCCTGTAGATGACTTTCCACCACCCTGGGGTCTATCATTTCGAGATCTGCTTCCCCCCTGACTGTTCCGATTATTTCCGGAAACGCCTTTCTTTTGGGAAGCGGAAGATTTTCTGGAAGAACCGGCACTGGGTTTTATTGTATTTCCATCGGACTGGAAGTCTTCACCATATTTGGCCTTGTAGTAAGCCAGTCTGTCTTCGATACTGTTCTTACTGCTGACTCTTTCCATGGCTGTGCTTGCAGGTGCTCTGTGGTCATTTCTATTTCTGCTTCGGTTATCAGTAGCCTTCTGCCCTTTGTAACCGGATTTTTTCTTTCGGTTTCCACCGTCTGTTTTTACATTGCCTGTTTTTACATTGCCTGTTTTTACACTGTCTGAGTTTACACTACCTGAGTTTCCACCCTGGCTCTGTCCCTTCCTGATCTCTTCTTCAACTGAATCCATGGAACCGGAAACTGCCATAACTGCAGACTGAACACGAGCTGCTCTGGGATCCAGAGGTCTCTTGTTTCCACCGCTGTATTTACGGCTTACACCACCGCGGCTTGCACCGCCATCTCTTCCTCTGCTGTCACGTTTGCCCTGATAATCACCGGGAGAACCGGCTCTTTTATCAAAGTGGAAACGCATACCTTCACTCTTGTCTTCTTCCATCAGATCTTCTTCCGCCCAGGAGACAGGGATCTTCTGTCCTGTCAGTTTTTCAATGGCAGGGAGGCCATATACAAACTTTTCACAGGCAAGAGTTATGGCTTTACCGGTTTTACCGGCACGGGCTGTTCTTCCGATACGGTGTACATAACTTTCCGCATCAGTGGGTACGTCATAGTTTACAACCATGGAAAGGTCGTTGATATGAAGACCTCTTGCTGCAACATCGGTTGCTACAAGAAAGGGAGTTTTACCCTCTTTGGCTTCTTCAACAATTTTAAGTCTCTTTTTCTGGGGCAGGTCGCCCATGAGACATTTTGCATGATAACCGTTATGTTCCAGGCGTTTTGCCACTTCATAGGTCACATGTTTTGTGTTTGCAAAAACAATGGCTGTGTCGGGTTTATCTCTTTTCAGAAGTCCCAGAAGAAGACTCATCTTCTCTTCAGCACTTACATGGTAAAGTTCCTGAGTAATGGCTTCTACAGCCAGCTGCTCGGGTTCAATAACGATCTCACCGGGATCATTCATGTATTCCCAGGCAAGGTTTCCTACTTTTGCATTGAGTGTTGCAGAGAACAGCATTGTACGTCTGGCATCGGTAGGGGGCATTTTGCTCAGGATTTTTCTGAGGTCGGGAAGGAATCCCATATCAAAAAGTCTGTCTGCTTCATCAATGACCAGTATCCCCATTTCAGAGAATCTGATTTTTCCGGATTTACTGAAGTCAATAAGACGTCCAGGTGTACCGATCAGGATATCACATCCATCTGCAAGAAGACGTTCCTGCTCATTGTAGCCTACACCACCATAAAAACTGCCGATTCTGAAATCCAGATGCTGTCCCAGAATCTGTGCTTCTTTTTCTATCTGTACAACAAGTTCTCTTGTTGGACAGATAATCAAAGCTTTCTGACCTTTGAAGTGTTTATCTTCTGTCAGGATATGAAAAATGGAAACCAGGAAGGCCGCTGTTTTACCGGTTCCTGTCTGTGACTGGGCAAATACATCTTTACCGCTCATAATTGTCTGGAACGTCTGTTCCTGTACTGGCATGCAGTCTTTAAAGCCTGCAGTTTCTATACCCTTCTGGATATTTTCGTTAAATTCGAATTCGCTAAATTTCATTTAAATTTTATCTCACAAATTTTGTAGCTTATTGTTTAGTCCGGTCGGAATTAAAAAATCGTATTAAAAGGTTCTTACTGAAAAAACATATTATTTTCTGACAGAGAAACCAGTGATATTGTAAATTCATCCAGCCTGGGAGCCCCATTTTAGGGATTCTCCTGTATATGTAACCCCAGATTCGTCGTATTTCAGGTTACAATTCTTTTAACTATATATTTTTTATATATAATTGTCGATATAGAACACAGACCCATAAGCTATAATTGATGAAAAGAGAATGAAAAAAAATAAATTATATACAATATTGATACCAACTATCCCCTTTCTGGCCTCCTGCCGCCTCTCCACAGGAGTGGAATATGGTGATTTTATAAAAAGAATCACCCTGGAGCCTCTGTCATCCCTGAAAATTACAGATTTTTTAAATCATACAGGACTGTTTTATCTTCTGAGCATGGGAATCGGTGCATTTCTATTTATACTGAGTTTTGTTTTATTTCTGATGCAGAGCAGAGATAAATCGTATCTATTCCACTCTCTGTCGGCCCTGGCCGGAGCAGGGGTATACAGTATTCCTCTCTGGAGTAACAGTGTTGGTCTACCTCCCGAGTTCTGGTCAGCACCCATGGCAACAACCCTCTTCCTGCTTATCTACTATCAGCTGTTCAGAGAATGGTCCCGCAGGGCCTTCTATCACAGAACCAAATTCTGGTCCTACATCGTAACTTCAATACTCCTGTCAGGAACCCTGATTGTCACATTTCTCTCGGGTCATTTCCCGGATTTGCTTTCCCGTCCCTGGCCTGTTCCCCTGCTGGCAACAGCATTGATATTGGATTCACTGATTAACAGTTCTCTCTCTTTCCAGAGAAAAAGTGACAATTCCGGAATTGCCGGAATATTTTTGCTCGTACCCATCGTCGGAGTGGTCGTTTGGACATGGTTCAGCAGCGGATTCTCAGATATTATCTCCTTTGCAGATAAAATCTATTTTGCACTGCCTGCTCTGATGATTCCCTGGCAGCTGTTCCTCTCGCTGAACCT from Oceanispirochaeta sp. M1 includes the following:
- a CDS encoding cation diffusion facilitator family transporter, which produces MKKEQDDLRIRTIKQTSWRGIIGNAFLAVLKIIVGLFSGSVAVIADGIDSATDIVTSLITLLTSNIISEPPDKEHPWGHARAEAIATKALSFFILFAGAQLLISTMKSILEGAQREIPGKWAFMATGISIIIKILLALDKRNAGKKTHSSMLMADAKNMQNDIYLSLAVLIGLAGTYYFKMPIIDSITGLLLSLWILKSAYSLFMETSIELMDSVSDQSVYNTVFNAAMETPGVVNPHRARIRKLNMLYDIDLDIEVCGGILLTEAHNIAVMVEENIKEALPDEIFDIMVHVEPVGNIESGEQFGLTPEDVNGDSE
- the pgl gene encoding 6-phosphogluconolactonase, giving the protein MAGALIFDKYDDFCRQAAGHIIAILKLSLVHNKRASMVLSGGSTPAGIYRYLADNSEDFYWKDIDFFIGDERCVPEDHEDSNFRMIKESFLSLIPHDESQIYAINQTLPPDEAAFDYHLRVKEYLELNSCFDLVLLGMGPDGHTASLFPGYPELKEKKRLAVATADEGPLEPYHRRVTLTVPALNHSNHLLFLLRGGSEKQTIMDEVLHSGKKINTEYPVQLIKPINGRAYWYFSE
- a CDS encoding DEAD/DEAH box helicase, with translation MKFSEFEFNENIQKGIETAGFKDCMPVQEQTFQTIMSGKDVFAQSQTGTGKTAAFLVSIFHILTEDKHFKGQKALIICPTRELVVQIEKEAQILGQHLDFRIGSFYGGVGYNEQERLLADGCDILIGTPGRLIDFSKSGKIRFSEMGILVIDEADRLFDMGFLPDLRKILSKMPPTDARRTMLFSATLNAKVGNLAWEYMNDPGEIVIEPEQLAVEAITQELYHVSAEEKMSLLLGLLKRDKPDTAIVFANTKHVTYEVAKRLEHNGYHAKCLMGDLPQKKRLKIVEEAKEGKTPFLVATDVAARGLHINDLSMVVNYDVPTDAESYVHRIGRTARAGKTGKAITLACEKFVYGLPAIEKLTGQKIPVSWAEEDLMEEDKSEGMRFHFDKRAGSPGDYQGKRDSRGRDGGASRGGVSRKYSGGNKRPLDPRAARVQSAVMAVSGSMDSVEEEIRKGQSQGGNSGSVNSDSVKTGNVKTGNVKTDGGNRKKKSGYKGQKATDNRSRNRNDHRAPASTAMERVSSKNSIEDRLAYYKAKYGEDFQSDGNTIKPSAGSSRKSSASQKKGVSGNNRNSQGGSRSRNDRPQGGGKSSTGVSRPSSKGVSAQKTAPKTAPKAAVKKKGFLSKLFGK
- the pgeF gene encoding peptidoglycan editing factor PgeF is translated as MIRREKDGIILYSWTSLDRLDVKAFTAAGLNTALHAPGNESQQQIIQNRSRLSRAADVKAEAWICGNQVHSAHSVSVTAADRGRGALSASDAFEDCDALILTEAGLQGMIFTADCLPVILYDKKQKIGALVHAGWRGAASGIVPAVLEKMITVRGSGAEDILALAGPAIDACCYQVDLPVYKAMTESFPETGAAFTPDGKNHWRLSLEQAVFQQLYSRGLDKKQCEGSGLCSCCESELSSWRREGAEAGRMTTCLCL
- a CDS encoding amino acid ABC transporter permease, translating into MEYLISSTQYILQGCTVTFKLFAITLILSLPLGFVCAMGKTSRIRTIRVLMELYTSVVRGTPLLLQIFFVYYGLPILIPGLRLERFSAAALTFILNYGAYFTEIFRGGMQSIDRGQFEASKVLGMNYVQTMTRIILPQTLKRVLPPVANEAITLVKDTALVVVLGIGDILRNSKEIVARDFTISPFIIAAVVYLVMNYTVVLIFRKLEQRYSVYE
- a CDS encoding amino acid ABC transporter substrate-binding protein — its product is MKKILMILMITLSAVMAFATGSNEASEGDNSLKYIQDKGVFVLGLDDSFPPMGFRDENGEVAGFDIDLAKEVCKRMGVELKMQPIDWDAKILDLNSKDIDVIWNGLSISDERKEKISFSKPYIANRQIIIVQAASGIDTKADLADQKVGVQLGSTADDAVNSDEATVATLNELVKFQDNIQALMDLEVGRIDAVVVDEILGRYYISKKPGVYDVAKEDFAAEEYGIGFRKGEDAFVAEVNRIMDEMVKDGSAAAISKKWFAEDILLER
- a CDS encoding amino acid ABC transporter ATP-binding protein — encoded protein: MIRVEGLCKSFGTLEVLKSVDLSVAKGEIISIIGPSGSGKSTFLRSLIHLEQASEGSIRIEGEEIRRANGKPVPEAQIRQHCRKLGMVFQNFNLFPHKTALGNVMEGPLTVLKKSSKEAEAEALALLSKVGLADQADQYPCTLSGGQKQRVAIARALAMEPDIMLFDEPTSALDPELIGEVLAVIKALAAEHMTMIIVTHEMSFAKEVSDQVIFMDEGRILEKAVPEKLFNNPDHPRIKTFLDKMI